One genomic region from Nymphalis io chromosome 18, ilAglIoxx1.1, whole genome shotgun sequence encodes:
- the LOC126775389 gene encoding protein ABHD18 isoform X2 produces the protein MSASKLDAVYRSILLTKFFTKGWGKPENLRRLFEFRKIVSNRDECFKLVDKDYPVTITKFFWRRRNLMVKPLIKEAGIGGIILENPFYGLRKPTDQIRSSLHNVSDIFVMGGCLILESLVLFHWCERNGLGPLGVTGLSMGGHMASLAATNWPKPLVLVPCLSWSTASAVFLQGVMSQSINWDLLEDQYLSDGAYREKLSKMVTIVDEAFLAGKKFARTYSQNMESSPNPSTDTKPQNAIIDSLNRNTLKKVDITYKEDVSDKHSEVTEDSNKDIAIKPNVPFNTKWMSNKDEEKFKENLKEMLENNKITEVLYNKLTSNKNFELEPQDIENINKLTDGRIKLLLLKYKDLEMEATPQQRNETNKVESKNRNENLSDNHKELFDDTSNKIVKQKTSDNEIKTTESTELTIATDKKDKKPWTVSDFTSDLWVNLPFFKPSGKKIDIGKIHWRDREALQFMRGIMDECTHLSNFSIPFDTSLIIAVCAKHDAYVPRDDVGTLEEIWPGAEVRYVDAGHVSAYILHQSLFRSCIMEAFERSKKKWSDGKHL, from the exons ATGTCCGCCAGTAAATTAGACGCCGTTTACCGAAGTATACTCTTAACGAAATTTTTTACAAAAGGTTGGGGGAAACCAGAAAATTTAAGAAG GTTATTTGAATTCAGGAAGATTGTGTCAAATCGTgatgaatgttttaaattagtTGATAAAGACTATCCAGTTACAATAACCAAG tttttttggcGACGGAGGAACCTCATGGTAAAACCATTAATAAAGGAAGCAGGTATCGGTGGAATTATTCTTGAGAATCCTTTTTATGGCCTTCGTAAACCTACAGATCAAAT CCGATCATCACTACACAATGTTTCGGATATATTTGTGATGGGCGGCTGCCTGATACTGGAGTCGTTGGTGCTGTTTCACTGGTGCGAGCGAAATGGGCTCGGCCCTCTCGGTGTTACGGGACTTTCTATGGGCGGTCat ATGGCGTCATTAGCCGCTACGAACTGGCCGAAACCACTGGTTCTCGTGCCATGTTTGTCATGGTCAACCGCATCTGCTGTATTCCTTCAG GGCGTAATGTCTCAATCCATAAACTGGGATCTTTTAGAAGATCAATATCTTTCTGATGGGGCTTATAGAGAAAAACTTTCGAAGATGGTAACGATAGTCGATGAAGCTTTTCTTGCCGGAAAGAAATTCGCTCGTACGTATTCACAAAATATGGAGAGTAGTCCGAATCCTAGCACTGATACAAAACCTCAAAATGCCATAATAGATTCCTTGAATCGCAACACGCTTAAAAAGGTCGATATTACTTACAAAGAGGATGTCAGTGACAAACACAGCGAAGTAACCGAAGATAGCAATAAAGATATCGCGATAAAACCAAATGTGCCTTTTAACACTAAGTGGATGTCAAACAAGGATGAAGaaaaattcaaagaaaatttaaaagaaatgctTGAAAATAACAAGATTACTGaagtactgtataataaattaacatcgaATAAGAATTTTGAATTAGAACCGCAAGATAttgagaatataaataaattaactgatGGAAGAATCAAAttgttattactgaaatataAAG ATCTGGAAATGGAAGCTACACCACAGCAAAGAAATGAAACCAACAAAGTCGAGTCCAAAAATCGTAATGAAAATCTTAGTGATAATCACAAAGAACTATTTGATGACACTTCAAACAAAATAGTGAAACAGAAAACATcggataatgaaattaaaacaactGAGAGCACAGAATTAACGATTGCAACAgacaaaaaagataaaaaacctTGGACCGTATCAGATTTTACATCTGATCTTTGGGTCAATTTACCATTTTTTAAACCGAGCGGGAAAAAGATAGATATAGGAAAAATCCATTGGAGAGATAGAGAGGCGTTACAGTTCATGCGCGGGATCATGGACGAATGCACCCACTTGAGTAATTTCTCGATACCTTTCGATACTTCGTTAATTATAG CGGTGTGCGCCAAACACGACGCGTACGTGCCGCGCGACGACGTGGGCACGCTCGAGGAGATCTGGCCGGGAGCGGAGGTGCGCTACGTCGACGCGGGACACGTGTCCGCCTACATCCTGCACCAGTCGCTCTTCAG ATCTTGTATTATGGAAGCCTTTGAGAGGTCTAAGAAAAAATGGAGCGATGGTAAACATCTTTAA
- the LOC126775389 gene encoding protein ABHD18 isoform X1, which yields MSASKLDAVYRSILLTKFFTKGWGKPENLRRLFEFRKIVSNRDECFKLVDKDYPVTITKEQNLTDCHLLEGYFLTPLEKHLPGIVPEIAQKAHFQILLPVHWPDPHCKPVCLHLAGTGDHFFWRRRNLMVKPLIKEAGIGGIILENPFYGLRKPTDQIRSSLHNVSDIFVMGGCLILESLVLFHWCERNGLGPLGVTGLSMGGHMASLAATNWPKPLVLVPCLSWSTASAVFLQGVMSQSINWDLLEDQYLSDGAYREKLSKMVTIVDEAFLAGKKFARTYSQNMESSPNPSTDTKPQNAIIDSLNRNTLKKVDITYKEDVSDKHSEVTEDSNKDIAIKPNVPFNTKWMSNKDEEKFKENLKEMLENNKITEVLYNKLTSNKNFELEPQDIENINKLTDGRIKLLLLKYKDLEMEATPQQRNETNKVESKNRNENLSDNHKELFDDTSNKIVKQKTSDNEIKTTESTELTIATDKKDKKPWTVSDFTSDLWVNLPFFKPSGKKIDIGKIHWRDREALQFMRGIMDECTHLSNFSIPFDTSLIIAVCAKHDAYVPRDDVGTLEEIWPGAEVRYVDAGHVSAYILHQSLFRSCIMEAFERSKKKWSDGKHL from the exons ATGTCCGCCAGTAAATTAGACGCCGTTTACCGAAGTATACTCTTAACGAAATTTTTTACAAAAGGTTGGGGGAAACCAGAAAATTTAAGAAG GTTATTTGAATTCAGGAAGATTGTGTCAAATCGTgatgaatgttttaaattagtTGATAAAGACTATCCAGTTACAATAACCAAG GAACAAAACCTAACAGATTGTCATCTACTAGAAGGATACTTTTTAACACCATTGGAGAAGCATTTACCGGGTATAGTACCAGAAATAGCACAGAAAGCTCACTTCCAAATTTTGTTGCCAGTCCACTGGCCTGACCCTCACTGCAAACCTGTTTGCTTACATTTAGCGGGGACAGGTGATCAT tttttttggcGACGGAGGAACCTCATGGTAAAACCATTAATAAAGGAAGCAGGTATCGGTGGAATTATTCTTGAGAATCCTTTTTATGGCCTTCGTAAACCTACAGATCAAAT CCGATCATCACTACACAATGTTTCGGATATATTTGTGATGGGCGGCTGCCTGATACTGGAGTCGTTGGTGCTGTTTCACTGGTGCGAGCGAAATGGGCTCGGCCCTCTCGGTGTTACGGGACTTTCTATGGGCGGTCat ATGGCGTCATTAGCCGCTACGAACTGGCCGAAACCACTGGTTCTCGTGCCATGTTTGTCATGGTCAACCGCATCTGCTGTATTCCTTCAG GGCGTAATGTCTCAATCCATAAACTGGGATCTTTTAGAAGATCAATATCTTTCTGATGGGGCTTATAGAGAAAAACTTTCGAAGATGGTAACGATAGTCGATGAAGCTTTTCTTGCCGGAAAGAAATTCGCTCGTACGTATTCACAAAATATGGAGAGTAGTCCGAATCCTAGCACTGATACAAAACCTCAAAATGCCATAATAGATTCCTTGAATCGCAACACGCTTAAAAAGGTCGATATTACTTACAAAGAGGATGTCAGTGACAAACACAGCGAAGTAACCGAAGATAGCAATAAAGATATCGCGATAAAACCAAATGTGCCTTTTAACACTAAGTGGATGTCAAACAAGGATGAAGaaaaattcaaagaaaatttaaaagaaatgctTGAAAATAACAAGATTACTGaagtactgtataataaattaacatcgaATAAGAATTTTGAATTAGAACCGCAAGATAttgagaatataaataaattaactgatGGAAGAATCAAAttgttattactgaaatataAAG ATCTGGAAATGGAAGCTACACCACAGCAAAGAAATGAAACCAACAAAGTCGAGTCCAAAAATCGTAATGAAAATCTTAGTGATAATCACAAAGAACTATTTGATGACACTTCAAACAAAATAGTGAAACAGAAAACATcggataatgaaattaaaacaactGAGAGCACAGAATTAACGATTGCAACAgacaaaaaagataaaaaacctTGGACCGTATCAGATTTTACATCTGATCTTTGGGTCAATTTACCATTTTTTAAACCGAGCGGGAAAAAGATAGATATAGGAAAAATCCATTGGAGAGATAGAGAGGCGTTACAGTTCATGCGCGGGATCATGGACGAATGCACCCACTTGAGTAATTTCTCGATACCTTTCGATACTTCGTTAATTATAG CGGTGTGCGCCAAACACGACGCGTACGTGCCGCGCGACGACGTGGGCACGCTCGAGGAGATCTGGCCGGGAGCGGAGGTGCGCTACGTCGACGCGGGACACGTGTCCGCCTACATCCTGCACCAGTCGCTCTTCAG ATCTTGTATTATGGAAGCCTTTGAGAGGTCTAAGAAAAAATGGAGCGATGGTAAACATCTTTAA
- the LOC126775391 gene encoding delta-like protein 4 — MEGKLMCLASLALLAFGHSVDAQRYYNYNPRGYYGRNLYEHGRSISDELVKCGPSTCGVGAHCTHGSVRPVCACLPGYSGDPLSQCVKIECVDNSECRGHQSCVNQHCVNPCEGACGVHANCDVRQHVPVCSCPPGYTGNPFTACRIADPEEACHPSPCGPNTKCHVANNQAICTCLPGYRGSPLNGCRHECDSDSDCGTQQSCRDFKCVSPCKDCGVNADCETVSAHRAVCKCPRGYHGDPYRICTAECSSDSECPSYKPACVYNACINPCTNACGVNADCNLRGLTPVCSCPKTMTGDPFTFCRPFEARDLCEPNPCGTNAKCTPGHDRTGAERPVCTCPAGYIGNALSACEKGECELDSQCPDHLACVGYQCVDPCLGNTQCGSGAVCMARRHIAVCTCPGDHHGDALVNCYQSHSEAASTRYYRYKRNGNFTDSVEPPAILTVLPSDTAKVESTAKVESTANVASTANVEPTAEKKE; from the exons ATGGAGGGAAAACTTATGTGTTTAGCGTCTCTGGCGCTGTTGGCATTCGGCCACAGTGTTGACG CCCAACGTTATTACAACTATAACCCACGTGGTTACTACGGAAGAAACTTGTACGAGCATGGAAGGTCCATCTCGGACGAGCTCGTCAAGTGTGGTCCGAGTACTTGCGGAGTAGGGGCGCACTGCACTCACGGCAGCGTGAGGCCAGTATGCGCGTGCCTGCCAGGTTACTCCGGGGACCCGCTGTCCCAGTGTGTGAAAATCGAATGTGTTG ACAACAGCGAATGTCGTGGACATCAATCGTGTGTCAACCAACATTGTGTCAATCCATGTGAAGGAGCTTGCGGAGTCCACGCCAACTGTGAC GTACGACAACACGTTCCTGTATGCTCTTGTCCCCCCGGATACACTGGAAACCCCTTTACTGCTTGCAGAATAGCTGACCCTG aaGAAGCATGTCACCCATCTCCTTGCGGACCAAACACCAAGTGCCATGTTGCCAATAATCAGGCTATTTGCACCTGCCTTCCTGGATACAGG GGTAGTCCATTAAATGGCTGCAGACATGAGTGCGACTCTGACAGCGACTGCGGTACGCAACAGTCTTGTCGCGACTTCAAATGCGTCAGTCCTTGTAAGGATTGCGGTGTCAACGCTGACTGCGAGACTGTCTCCGCTCACCGTGCCGTCTGCAAGTGCCCGAGA gGATACCATGGCGATCCCTACCGTATCTGCACAGCCGAATGTTCGTCTGACAGCGAATGCCCCAGCTACAAGCCAGCTTGCGTTTACAACGCATGTATAAACCCTTGCACTAATGCGTGCGGTGTTAATGCCGACTGCAACTTGCGTGGACTGACGCCTGTGTGCTCCTGCCCTAAGACCATGACCGGAGATCCATTCACCTTCTGCAGACCTTTCGAAGCGC GTGACCTCTGTGAGCCCAACCCATGCGGCACAAATGCGAAGTGCACACCAGGACACGACCGCACCGGCGCCGAGCGACCCGTCTGTACGTGTCCCGCCGGGTACATCGGCAACGCTCTCTCTGCTTGTGAGAAG GGTGAATGCGAGCTGGATTCTCAGTGCCCCGACCACCTAGCGTGTGTGGGCTACCAGTGCGTGGACCCGTGCCTCGGCAACACGCAGTGCGGCTCCGGCGCCGTGTGCATGGCGCGCCGACACATCGCCGTCTGCACCTGTCCTGGAG ATCACCATGGAGATGCTCTCGTAAACTGCTATCAGTCTCATTCAGAAGCGGCTTCAACTCGTTACTACAGATACAAGCGGAATGGAAACTTTACTGATTCAGTAGAGCCTCCGGCAATCTTAACTGTTCTCCCCAGCGACACTGCCAAGGTTGAATCGACTGCCAAAGTTGAATCGACTGCGAACGTTGCATCAACTGCCAACGTTGAACCGACTGCCGAAAAGAAAGAATAA
- the LOC126775623 gene encoding exocyst complex component 8, whose protein sequence is MSDVNMEKFAVPEFVPERYVKELAKSCVGGEELAQQKEKIKNLAEETASALKKNVYENYMQFIETATEISHLETEMYKLSHLLSDQRIVLTTLSQASILGNENTLSRESLDNHDLEAERAEEERKNKLILISEKVESCINLLDVPERHLLHEGDLLEIDAEENTALQRMHVYLFNDCLMLTSWISNRRGPMRYKYQTSYPISTLAVVNVRDLGTVRQAFKVLAFPDTRVFQCNSLAIKKDWLDQFDIAKKMHIEKENSKQKKKDSQEKVKHESLESPSISVEELPSPQVTPLPDWLADVTEELDVLIVERHFQKTYDLMMSAQKTLSTEEFINHPQRGDILKRIEQKQKALTEILLKELDVTHNWSPRGGLRSSRHPVLILNKFNMTSQACELFLDICSHTVRAHVKSVQLEGSIHSYVKQVGEVFFCSLSDALTEFISLFPKNKLSAFIVWASMQLRVLMSQIIKQVFTPQCALESVLECAQSLREQCNLFCEFGLDLRFQMNSCLRMPIIKTMREHKEKIVDSMKTKVIEDKWTPVNMHTKVGVSKFVSQMENLGLSLVRYVINETWVDLSSSTIWFAQSILTIQNIGLKIVTKDMMDVVDECIYAIFNSRLKCSLGNDTSYAQKNFRFILDTVMPLMLKNYKKEVGYENEKLLDLATKFGVNTAPPKNITKYTSNEYL, encoded by the coding sequence ATGTCAGACGTTAACATGGAAAAGTTCGCGGTACCAGAATTTGTACCCGAAAGATACGTAAAAGAGTTGGCAAAGTCATGTGTCGGAGGGGAGGAGCTAGCCCAACAAAAGGAGAAAATCAAAAATTTAGCTGAAGAAACCGCAAGTGCCCTGAAGAAAAATGTTTATGAAAACTATATGCAATTCATCGAGACTGCTACAGAAATATCCCACTTAGAAACAGAAATGTACAAGCTCTCGCATTTGTTAAGTGATCAAAGAATTGTCCTTACAACATTATCTCAAGCTTCGATTTTAGGCAACGAAAATACGTTATCGCGCGAGTCACTTGATAACCATGACTTGGAAGCCGAGCGAGCTGAAGAAGAACGCAAGAATAAGCTAATTTTGATATCAGAAAAGGTTGAAAGTTGCATTAATTTACTGGATGTTCCAGAAAGACATTTGTTGCATGAAGGCGACCTGTTAGAGATTGATGCTGAAGAGAACACTGCTTTACAAAGAATGcatgtatatttattcaatgaCTGCCTTATGCTAACCTCTTGGATCTCAAATCGCCGTGGGCCAATGAGATACAAATATCAAACTAGTTACCCTATTAGTACTCTAGCTGTAGTCAATGTGCGTGATTTAGGTACTGTGAGACAAGCATTTAAAGTTCTAGCGTTTCCTGACACTAGAGTGTTTCAATGTAACAGtttagcaataaaaaaagattGGCTCGATCAATTTGACATTgcaaaaaaaatgcatattgaaaaagaaaattcaaaacaaaagaaaaaagattCTCAAGAAAAGGTTAAACACGAATCATTAGAATCACCTAGCATTTCTGTGGAAGAGCTACCCTCTCCACAAGTCACACCCCTTCCCGATTGGCTAGCTGATGTTACTGAGGAGTTAGATGTCTTAATTGTGGAGAGACATTTCCAAAAAACTTATGACTTAATGATGTCTGCTCAAAAGACTTTAAGTACAGAAGAATTTATAAACCATCCCCAGAGGGGTgacattttaaaaagaattgaGCAGAAGCAGAAAGCATTGACTGAAATTTTACTCAAAGAACTAGATGTCACTCATAACTGGAGTCCTAGAGGTGGATTGCGCTCTTCCCGACACCCagttttaatacttaataagtTTAACATGACTAGTCAGGCTTGTGAACTGTTTCTTGACATATGTAGTCACACAGTCAGGGCTCACGTGAAATCCGTGCAGCTCGAGGGTTCTATACATAGCTATGTGAAACAAGTGGGAGAAGTGTTCTTCTGTTCACTGAGTGATGCCTTAAcagaatttatttcattatttcctaaaaataaattaagtgctTTTATAGTGTGGGCTAGTATGCAACTTAGAGTTCTTATGAGTCAAATTATTAAACAAGTGTTTACACCACAGTGTGCGTTAGAATCTGTTTTAGAGTGTGCACAGAGTTTGAGGGAGCAATGTAATCTTTTTTGTGAGTTTGGTTTAGATTTAAGATTTCAGATGAATAGCTGTTTAAGGATgccaattataaaaacaatgagaGAACATAAGGAAAAAATTGTGGATTCAATGAAGACTAAGGTAATAGAAGACAAGTGGACGCCCGTTAATATGCATACAAAAGTAGGAGTCAGTAAATTTGTATCACAAATGGAAAATCTGGGCCTGTCCTTAGTTAGGTATGTTATAAATGAAACGTGGGTGGACTTATCAAGTAGTACCATCTGGTTTGCACAGTCAATTCTTACTATACAAAATATTGGCCTAAAAATTGTTACAAAGGATATGATGGATGTTGTCGATGAGTGTATATATGCTATATTTAATTCACGCCTTAAGTGTTCTCTGGGTAATGACACCAGCTACGCTCAGAAGAATTTTAGGTTTATATTGGATACTGTAATGCCACTCATGttgaaaaattacaaaaaagaagTTGGTTACGAAAATGAGAAATTATTAGAT